Genomic window (Wenzhouxiangella marina):
ACTACCCGCTCTACGAACTCACGGCCTCGTCCCTGAACCGGGTCGTGCGCGACGAGAACGATGAAATGAGCAGCAACCAGCTGGGTCCGGCCTACGCGCGGGAGAATTTCGGCGAAATCACCATCGACTGGTCAGCGCGCCAGGTCAGCCTCACCGTGCACGACATGGAAGGCGATGCGGTGCTGGAGCAATCGATCCCCTTTGCCGATATCAGCCTGGAGTAGGGTCGAAACAGACCCTCTGCTACCTAGCCCCGCAGCCTCAGCCAGACCTCGAAATCGGCCGCCGGCAATGGCCGGCAATAGTGGAAGCCCTGGGCCTGGTCGCAGTTCATCGCTTTCAGGGCCTCGAGCGTGGCCGCGTCCTCGACGCCTTCGGCTACGGCCTGGAGGCCGAAGCTGTGGGACAGATCGATGACCGAACGGACCAGGGTCGCGTCCGATTCGTCCCGCAACAGATCCTGGACGAAGCTCTTGTCGATCTTGAGCACGTGCACCGGAAGGCGCTTGAGGTAACTCATCGAGGAATAGCCGGTACCGAAATCGTCGACGGCGATCGAGACGCCGTAGGCCCGCATGGCCTCGAGGGACTCCAGCGCGCGAACCGGGTCGACGATCAGGGCGCTCTCGGTGATCTCGATCTCCAGCCGGGATGCTGGAACATCGTGATCGAGCAGCATCGCGTTGAGATCGTCGGCAAAGCGATGGTCGACGAGGTTGCGCGCCGAGACGTTGACGCTGATGTTCATGTCGATGCCCTGGTCCAGCCAGACTTTCAGCTGGGCGAGCGCGGTTCGCAGCACCCAGCGGGTCAACTGGTGGATCAGGTTGTTGAGCTCGGCGCTGACGATGAACTCATCGGGTGGAATCATGCCGTGTTCGGGATGCTGCCAGCGCAACAGGGCCTCGCAGTGCGTGCATCGGTCATCGGATAGATCGACCCGCGGATGGTAGTGCAGGCTCAGGCCGTTGCGCTCGATGGCCTCGACCAGGTCCGACATCAGGGTCAGGTGCCGCTTGTCCTTCTGATCGAGCTCGGGGTCGAAGAGGGCGTAGCCGGCGGCCTTACGCTTGGCCCGGTACAGGGCGACATCGGCGCAGCGCAGCAGGGCATGGCCATCGGTGCCGTGCAGAGGCGAAAGCGAGATGCCGATGCTCGTGTCCACGTGCAGGTCGATGTCGCGCCCCGAGAACGGCCGGTCGAATTCCTCGAGCAATCGCTCGGTCAGTTCGATGGCTTCGTCTTCGCTGCCGATGTTCGCGAGGATGACGAACTCATCGCCGCCCAGACGATAGACTTTGCAGGCATGACGATCGGCGAAGCGTCGCAGCCGATGGCCGACGATGATGAGCATTTCGTCGCCGAAATCATGGCCCAGGGTGTCGTTGACTTCCTTGAACCGGTTCAGGTCCAGCAGGTAGACGGCCTGGTGAATCGCGACCGGAGAGTCGAATTCGATGCGAGCCGAGGCATCACGGTGGTAGCTGTCGCGATTGGGCAGGCCGGTCAGGGAATCGTGCAGGGCCCGGTACTCGAGGGCGGCCTTCGATTCCTCGAGTTCGATTTCGGCCTGCTTGCGCGCCGAGATGTCGCGAACGATGCCCATCACGCACCAGTCGGTTCCCCTGGGCGTCCGGCTCAGGGTCACCTCGCTGTCGAACTCCTTGCCGGAAAAGGTGCGGTGGCGCCATTCGAAACGTTGCACCTTGCCCGTCAGCGCGCTTTGCACGTAGCGCCGGGCGAGATCCCGGGACGGCGTGCCGTCGGGCTGCTGCTCGGGGGAGATGGCGGCGGGGCCAGCGCCCAGCAGCTGTTCTCGCGTGCACTCGTACATGGTTTCGGCGGCCGGGTTGCAGTCGATGAACACGCCGTTCGAGACGATGAAGATGCTGTCGGCTGAATGATCGAACAATGACCGATAGTGGCTTTCCCGCTCGCGCAGCTGCTCGAGGATCATCATCTGGTCGATCAGTTCGGCCAGGGAGCTGACGAAGACCTTCTCGCTGCGGCTCCATTCGCGCGACTCGCCCACCGACTCGACGCACAGCACGCCGCGCAGCTGGCCTTCGAAGCGCAGGGTCGCGTCGAGCATGGAGCGAATGTCCAGCTGGCGAAGGTAGTCTTCCGCCAGTTCGCTGGTGCGCGGGTCCGCGCAGGCATCTTCGGCATCGATCAGCCGCTCGCCGACCAGGGCCTTGAAGTAACGTGGGATGTCCTGCTCTCGGAGCACGGCCCCGCGCTCGAAGGCGCCGCTGCGTCGATCGTAGAGCACCGCGCAGCTCAGGCGCCCGCTGGCCTGATCGAAGGTCCAGACGCTGACTCGTGCGACGTCCAGG
Coding sequences:
- a CDS encoding putative bifunctional diguanylate cyclase/phosphodiesterase; this translates as MPSASSIHPRSARNLDQVYVGLTKDQRIFASSLDESLKLIVTSCSESLDVARVSVWTFDQASGRLSCAVLYDRRSGAFERGAVLREQDIPRYFKALVGERLIDAEDACADPRTSELAEDYLRQLDIRSMLDATLRFEGQLRGVLCVESVGESREWSRSEKVFVSSLAELIDQMMILEQLRERESHYRSLFDHSADSIFIVSNGVFIDCNPAAETMYECTREQLLGAGPAAISPEQQPDGTPSRDLARRYVQSALTGKVQRFEWRHRTFSGKEFDSEVTLSRTPRGTDWCVMGIVRDISARKQAEIELEESKAALEYRALHDSLTGLPNRDSYHRDASARIEFDSPVAIHQAVYLLDLNRFKEVNDTLGHDFGDEMLIIVGHRLRRFADRHACKVYRLGGDEFVILANIGSEDEAIELTERLLEEFDRPFSGRDIDLHVDTSIGISLSPLHGTDGHALLRCADVALYRAKRKAAGYALFDPELDQKDKRHLTLMSDLVEAIERNGLSLHYHPRVDLSDDRCTHCEALLRWQHPEHGMIPPDEFIVSAELNNLIHQLTRWVLRTALAQLKVWLDQGIDMNISVNVSARNLVDHRFADDLNAMLLDHDVPASRLEIEITESALIVDPVRALESLEAMRAYGVSIAVDDFGTGYSSMSYLKRLPVHVLKIDKSFVQDLLRDESDATLVRSVIDLSHSFGLQAVAEGVEDAATLEALKAMNCDQAQGFHYCRPLPAADFEVWLRLRG